In Arthrobacter citreus, a single genomic region encodes these proteins:
- a CDS encoding ATP-binding cassette domain-containing protein yields MIQINNVSKIYKGKKGTVTAVQNVSLTISAGEIFGMIGYSGAGKSTLLRMLNGLESPTSGEVIINGQSISKCSSSQLRKARQKIGMIFQHFNLLWSRTVLENILFPLEIAKVPKQESITRAKELVKLVGLEGRENAYPSELSGGQKQRVGIARALANNPDVLLCDEATSALDPETTDSILALLTNINKQLGITIILITHEMHVIQKICQRVAVMENGQVVEEGHVVDVFTHPKQSITKKFVKQIKGTDEELDNEVISKSVGNDNTYKLTFKNGQADQPHISEVVKHFEIEVNILQGKIVQTAEGSYGTMKIQLVGDRNNIKDAIAYLESKQVEVEVA; encoded by the coding sequence ATGATTCAAATAAATAATGTAAGTAAAATATACAAGGGTAAAAAAGGCACAGTTACCGCGGTACAAAATGTATCGTTAACGATTAGTGCAGGTGAGATTTTTGGCATGATCGGATATAGCGGCGCAGGGAAAAGTACGCTATTACGTATGCTAAATGGACTTGAATCACCAACATCAGGTGAGGTTATTATTAATGGTCAATCTATATCGAAATGTTCATCTAGTCAATTAAGAAAAGCAAGACAGAAAATAGGAATGATTTTCCAACATTTTAATTTATTATGGTCAAGAACTGTATTAGAAAATATACTTTTCCCACTTGAAATTGCTAAAGTACCTAAACAGGAAAGCATTACTCGTGCGAAGGAATTAGTCAAACTAGTGGGACTTGAGGGAAGAGAAAATGCTTATCCTTCTGAACTAAGTGGTGGACAAAAGCAACGTGTTGGAATTGCAAGAGCATTAGCTAATAATCCAGATGTTCTTTTATGTGATGAAGCAACTTCTGCATTAGATCCAGAAACTACTGATTCAATCTTAGCTTTGCTTACAAATATTAATAAGCAGTTAGGTATTACAATTATTCTAATCACACATGAAATGCATGTTATACAGAAAATTTGCCAACGAGTTGCCGTAATGGAAAATGGACAAGTTGTAGAAGAAGGTCATGTTGTAGATGTATTTACACATCCTAAACAATCAATTACAAAGAAATTTGTAAAGCAAATTAAAGGCACAGATGAAGAATTGGACAATGAAGTAATATCTAAAAGTGTTGGGAATGATAATACTTACAAGCTAACGTTTAAAAATGGACAAGCAGACCAACCGCATATTTCTGAAGTAGTAAAACACTTTGAAATTGAAGTGAATATTTTACAAGGAAAAATTGTTCAAACCGCTGAAGGA